The following are encoded together in the Phaseolus vulgaris cultivar G19833 chromosome 9, P. vulgaris v2.0, whole genome shotgun sequence genome:
- the LOC137820124 gene encoding uncharacterized protein: MVHAYSMDYDFRSRSGPQVPMYRPPPSPMYRPPPPPSSSPYQQNPTPSSGLGFGVRVAIKPEYRITPPPHLSSHAGDNSRSNFQFDFELERKILAEADKDNPNWSKFGSENIPTRVSDSSTAKVTALDSIVSKFIAMGLSQEAVPIAVENYGDNPTKVQEFVKGYTLLREMGFSSNSVAEALVLNDNRTDGALAHFLNGSS, encoded by the exons ATGGTTCACGCTTATTCGATGGACTACGATTTCAGAAGCAGGTCGGGCCCACAAGTTCCGATGTACCGTCCGCCACCGTCACCGATGTACCGTCCGCCACCGCCACCGTCATCGTCACCGTATCAGCAGAATCCCACTCCTTCAT CAGGATTAGGATTTGGCGTTAGGGTTGCTATAAAGCCAGAATATAGGATCACACCGCCG CCTCATTTATCATCTCATGCGGGAGATAATTCAAGGAGCAACTTCCAATTTGATTTTGAATTAGAGAGAAAAATTTTAGCTGAAGCGGATAAGGATAACCCAAATTGGAGCAAATTTGGATCAGAAAATATCCCGACTAGAGTTTCTGATTCGTCAACAGCAAAG GTTACTGCTTTGGATTCCATTGTGAGCAAATTTATAGCTATGGGGCTCAGCCAAGAAGCTGTTCCAATTGCAGTTGAAAATTATGGTGATAACCCAACCAAA GTTCAAGAATTTGTCAAAGGCTACACACTTCTACGTGAAATGGGATTTTCATCAAATAGCGTTGCTGAAGCTCTGGTTCTGAATGACAACCGTACGGACGGGGCACTAGCACATTTCCTTAATGGTTCCTCGTGA